One Elaeis guineensis isolate ETL-2024a chromosome 10, EG11, whole genome shotgun sequence genomic window carries:
- the LOC105036025 gene encoding probable phytol kinase 2, chloroplastic: protein MVAEVVLHSILPPVRSADFLVRPYVAASSSSSAACGRSSSLLLRLRPRPRPTRLRAPAGALRSLASMSPESPLVHDVCASAVTAGVALGLLRFWEELAKRGVFEQKLNRKLVHISIGLAFMLFWPLFSSGSRAPFLAAVAPGINAIRMVLMGLGILRNDAMVKSMSRHGDYRELLKGPFYYACTITLATSIFWRTSPIGIAAICNLCAGDGMADIIGRRFGHHKLPYNPNKSIAGSLAMVFAGFIASVGYMHYFHSFGFVNESWGMAMRFFFVSLAAAFVESLPISSQLDDNLTVPFTSLLFAGLVF from the exons ATGGTCGCAGAGGTCGTGCTCCACTCCATCCTTCCCCCCGTCCGATCGGCGGATTTCTTGGTCCGGCCCTACGTTGCCGCCTCGTCTTCCTCCTCCGCCGCCTGCGGTCGCTCTTCTTCTCTTCTACTCCGCCTCCGCCCCCGCCCCCGCCCCACCCGCCTCCGCGCTCCCGCCGGAGCTCTCCGCAGCCTGGCGTCGATGTCCCCGGAGAGCCCGCTGGTCCACGACGTGTGCGCGTCGGCGGTGACGGCGGGGGTCGCCCTTGGGCTTCTCCGCTTCTGGGAGGAGTTGGCCAAGCGAGGAGTTTTCGAGCAG aaaTTGAATCGAAAGCTTGTGCATATAAGCATTGGTCTGGCGTTCATGCTCTTTTGGCCTTTGTTCAG TTCAGGAAGCCGGGCACCATTTCTTGCAGCTGTAGCACCGGGGATCAATGCCATAAGGATGGTGCTCATGGGACTTGGAATTTTGAGAAATGATGCTATGGTCAAGTCAATGAGCAGACATGGAGACTACAG GGAGCTTTTGAAAGGGCCATTCTACTATGCTTGCACTATAACTCTGGCTACCTCTATATTTTGGCGAACATCTCCCATTGGGATAGCTGCAATCTGCAACCTGTGTGCTGGAGATG GTATGGCGGACATAATTGGAAGGCGATTTGGGCACCATAAGCTTCCTTACAACCCTAACAAGTCCATTGCTGGTAGCCTTGCAATGGTATTTGCAGGTTTCATAGCATCTGTTGG GTACATGCATTACTTCCACTCATTTGGATTTGTCAACGAAAGCTGGGGCATGGCCATGCGCTTCTTTTTTGTGTCTCTAGCTGCGGCATTTGTGGAGTCGCTTCCCATTAGCTCCCAGCTGGATGACAATTTGACAGTTCCCTTTACTTCCCTATTGTTTGCTGGCCTGGTTTTTTAG